Within Dysgonomonas sp. HDW5A, the genomic segment TATGAGATTTCCGAACCAATCTCCTATGTATATCTGTCATCCACTTTCTCGAATCTATACCCTATCAGTGGCAAACTGGATATCACAGCTGATAATGACAAAATTATCGCTCAAATAATTGCATCAGATTATGGTTCGAAGGTTGAGATAACATTCAATGGTGTGGCAGAAATTTATTATTAACCGGATTTAAATAGTTTATTTTAGTAGGCACTATTCTATATCAATCCAATATAGAATAGTGCTTTTTTGATATGATCCGATTTTTTAGAAGCAAAAAATATTATTCAGTTTCAGAATATCAGTTATGTAATGAGACCTTAATTGATGCTTGAAAGGCAAATTTTATCCAATTGGGATAGATTGGTCTCCAATAATTCACCATTACCCAAATTTTATTTATTGTAATTCGTGGGTTTCGAAAATGATATAAAATGCCATATAGACTTGCTTATTTCTGCTATTTTTACTGAAAATGTCTTCAAAATATACTTATTAGGCAAAGTACGATACTGTGTATTTTAATATTCTCATCCGTTGTAGATTTTTACTGAGAATAGTCTTGATTGGCATTGTGAATTATTAACATTTGCGAAGATGTTTTTTTATTTAAAAATCTCTAGCTTTATTGACATGTTTAATCAGTCTAGTAGTTTTTAGTGCTGAATTGTAGCCTTAAATAAGAATGACTTAAACACAATGTAACTTTACTAAATATAACTTTAATGCTTAATCGTAAGTAGGAATAAATTTACCGTTTACTCCTGCTGAATTAAAAATACCTATGAATAAACAAATTATTTACACTCGTTCTCAAACATTTTGGTTAGTCTTGTTGAGATTATTAATCGGATGGCATTTCCTCTATGAAGGAATAGTAAAGATGATTAATACGGGATGGAGTTCATCCCCTTATTTAATGGACTCACAAGGTTTTCTGTCTTCATTTTTCCATAGCATAGCAAGTAATCCGGGAGTATTGTCAGTTGTTAACTGTATAAATATCTATGGGCTGATACTTGTGGGGCTAGGGCTTATCTTAGGATGTTTTTCACGCTACGCATCTATAGGTGGAGTTATCTTTCTTACTATGTATTATTTATCGCATGCTCCTTTTATCGGAGCCGAATACATGATGCCAACCGAGGGGAGTTATTTATGGG encodes:
- a CDS encoding DoxX family membrane protein, whose translation is MNKQIIYTRSQTFWLVLLRLLIGWHFLYEGIVKMINTGWSSSPYLMDSQGFLSSFFHSIASNPGVLSVVNCINIYGLILVGLGLILGCFSRYASIGGVIFLTMYYLSHAPFIGAEYMMPTEGSYLWVDKNLIEIGALMVLIYFPTSQIIGFDRYINTLLKK